One Polaribacter sp. KT25b DNA segment encodes these proteins:
- the lpxA gene encoding acyl-ACP--UDP-N-acetylglucosamine O-acyltransferase translates to MNQPLAYVHPQAKIARNVVIEPFTTIHNNVIIGSGTWIGSNVTIMEGARIGKNCRIFPGSVISAIPQDLKFDDEETTVEIGDNVTIRECVTINRGTKDRMKTVVGDNCLIMAYCHIAHDCLVGNNCIFSNNTTLAGHVTIGDNVVLAGMVAVHQFASVGKHAFVTGGSLVRKDVPPYVKAAREPLSYVGINSVGLRRRGYTTEKIREIQNIYRILFQKNYNYTQGIDIIEAEMEATPERDEIIQFIKDSHRGIMKGYFNVN, encoded by the coding sequence ATGAATCAACCACTTGCTTACGTTCATCCACAAGCTAAAATTGCAAGAAATGTTGTAATTGAACCTTTTACAACAATACATAATAATGTAATAATTGGTTCTGGAACTTGGATTGGATCTAATGTAACAATAATGGAAGGGGCAAGAATTGGTAAAAATTGTAGAATTTTTCCCGGTTCTGTAATTTCTGCAATTCCGCAAGATTTAAAATTTGATGACGAAGAAACTACTGTAGAAATTGGTGATAATGTTACAATTCGTGAATGTGTAACAATCAATAGAGGTACAAAAGATAGAATGAAAACGGTAGTTGGTGATAATTGTTTAATAATGGCATATTGTCATATTGCACACGATTGCTTAGTTGGTAATAATTGTATTTTCTCTAACAATACTACTTTAGCAGGTCATGTAACAATTGGCGATAATGTTGTTTTAGCAGGTATGGTTGCTGTTCATCAATTTGCATCTGTAGGTAAACATGCATTTGTAACAGGTGGTTCTTTGGTTAGAAAAGATGTACCACCTTATGTAAAAGCCGCAAGAGAACCTTTGTCTTATGTTGGTATTAACTCTGTTGGATTAAGAAGAAGAGGTTATACGACAGAAAAAATAAGAGAAATTCAAAATATTTACAGAATATTATTCCAAAAAAATTACAATTACACACAAGGAATAGATATTATAGAAGCAGAAATGGAAGCAACTCCAGAACGCGATGAAATTATTCAATTTATAAAAGATTCTCATCGAGGAATCATGAAAGGATATTTCAACGTAAATTAA